Proteins found in one Aquibium microcysteis genomic segment:
- a CDS encoding outer membrane protein assembly factor BamD yields MIYKRTAGRARSIMLAAPMVAAGLLMSGCMSEKDLDLTSYVEDVEPADVLYNQGLANLEAGRLKEAVAKFQAIDRQHPYSEFARKSLVMTAFAQYRQGNYEDSIANASRFVNLYPSHPDAAYAQYIVGLSWFRQIRDVTQDQKEARRTVEAMEEVITRWPDSQYVEDAKAKKRFARDQLAGKEMQIGRYYLERREYIAAVKRFRYVVEVYSDTRHVEEALARLTETYYAMGLVSEAQTAAAVLGHNYPDSQWYRDSYKLLQTGGLEPRENRGSWISKAGALLVGS; encoded by the coding sequence ATGATCTACAAGCGGACTGCCGGACGGGCTCGATCGATCATGCTCGCAGCGCCGATGGTGGCGGCGGGACTTCTCATGTCGGGCTGCATGTCCGAGAAGGATCTCGACCTGACGAGCTACGTCGAGGACGTCGAGCCCGCGGACGTTCTCTACAACCAGGGCCTCGCCAACCTCGAAGCGGGGCGTCTGAAGGAAGCGGTCGCCAAGTTCCAGGCGATCGACCGGCAGCATCCCTATTCTGAATTCGCGCGGAAATCCCTGGTGATGACGGCCTTCGCCCAGTACCGCCAGGGCAATTACGAGGACTCGATCGCCAACGCATCGCGGTTCGTCAACCTGTACCCCTCGCATCCGGATGCCGCCTACGCGCAGTACATCGTCGGCCTGAGCTGGTTCCGCCAGATCCGCGACGTGACACAGGACCAGAAGGAGGCCCGTCGCACCGTCGAGGCGATGGAAGAGGTGATCACCCGCTGGCCCGATTCGCAGTATGTCGAGGATGCGAAGGCCAAGAAGCGCTTCGCCCGCGACCAGCTGGCCGGCAAGGAGATGCAGATCGGTCGCTACTACCTGGAGCGCCGCGAATATATCGCCGCCGTGAAGCGGTTCCGCTACGTCGTCGAGGTCTATTCCGACACCCGCCACGTCGAGGAGGCGCTGGCCCGCCTGACGGAGACGTATTACGCCATGGGCCTCGTCTCGGAGGCGCAGACGGCGGCGGCCGTGCTCGGCCACAATTATCCGGACAGCCAGTGGTACCGCGACTCCTACAAGCTGCTGCAGACGGGCGGTCTCGAGCCGCGCGAGAACCGGGGCTCGTGGATCTCCAAGGCCGGAGCCCTGCTGGTCGGCAGCTGA
- the lpxC gene encoding UDP-3-O-acyl-N-acetylglucosamine deacetylase — protein sequence MGIELHDYQTTLNSRATLSGVGVHSGKPVTLHLNPADADTGVIFNCSVDGEEYREIRGLVSEIGGTDLCTVLGDTDGVHVATVEHLMAALFALGVDNVSIDIDGSEVPILDGSSELFVEAIEQAGLRQLGSKRRYIRVIKPIRIEKGGSWAEFLPYTGTRFEVEIDFESSSIGRQLYAGDITAEAFKRDIARARTFGFMKDVERLWAAGYALGSSLENSVVIGDDDRVINLEGLRYEDEFVRHKTLDAMGDLALAGARFIGCFRSYRGGHKLNATALRRLLSDRSAFEIVETTRRERGRAAELIAVNAPVFAPWAL from the coding sequence ATGGGGATAGAGTTGCACGACTATCAGACGACCCTCAACTCGCGTGCCACCCTTTCGGGCGTCGGCGTCCATAGCGGCAAGCCCGTCACCCTTCATCTCAATCCCGCCGATGCCGATACCGGCGTCATCTTCAACTGCAGCGTCGACGGCGAGGAGTATCGCGAGATCAGGGGTCTCGTGTCGGAGATCGGCGGAACCGATCTCTGCACCGTGCTGGGCGACACCGACGGCGTCCACGTAGCGACGGTCGAGCATCTGATGGCCGCCCTGTTCGCGCTGGGCGTGGACAACGTCAGCATCGACATCGACGGTTCGGAGGTTCCGATCCTCGACGGGTCGAGCGAGCTGTTCGTCGAGGCGATCGAGCAGGCCGGTCTGCGCCAGCTCGGCTCCAAACGCCGCTACATCCGCGTCATCAAGCCGATCCGCATCGAGAAGGGCGGTTCCTGGGCCGAGTTCCTGCCCTATACCGGCACGCGTTTCGAAGTGGAGATCGATTTCGAATCATCCTCCATCGGCCGCCAGCTCTATGCCGGCGACATCACGGCGGAAGCCTTCAAGCGCGACATCGCACGGGCTCGCACCTTCGGCTTCATGAAGGATGTCGAACGGCTGTGGGCGGCGGGGTATGCGCTCGGTTCGTCGCTCGAGAATTCCGTCGTGATCGGCGACGACGATCGGGTGATCAACCTCGAGGGCCTGCGCTACGAGGACGAGTTCGTCCGCCACAAGACGCTGGATGCGATGGGCGATCTCGCGCTGGCCGGCGCCCGTTTCATCGGCTGCTTCCGCTCCTATCGCGGCGGCCACAAGCTGAACGCCACGGCGCTCCGCCGCCTTCTCTCCGACCGCAGCGCCTTCGAGATCGTCGAGACGACCCGCCGCGAGCGCGGCCGCGCCGCCGAACTCATCGCCGTCAACGCTCCCGTCTTCGCGCCCTGGGCGCTCTGA